In Tachyglossus aculeatus isolate mTacAcu1 chromosome 10, mTacAcu1.pri, whole genome shotgun sequence, the following proteins share a genomic window:
- the RPL13A gene encoding 60S ribosomal protein L13a, with translation MAEGQVLVIDGRGHLLGRLAAIVAKQVLLGRKVVVVRCEGINISGNFYRNKLKYLAFLRKRMNTNPSRGPYHFRAPSRIFWRTVRGMLPHKTKRGQAALERLKVFDGIPPPYDKRKRMVVPAALKVLRLKPTRKFAFLGRLAHEVGWKYQAVTATLEEKRKEKAKLHYRRKKKLTRLRKQAEKNVESKINKYTEVLKQHGILV, from the exons GTGCTGGTGATAGACGGGCGCGGCCACTTGCTGGGACGCCTGGCAGCTATTGTGGCAAAGCAAGTGTTGCTGG GACGCAAGGTGGTCGTGGTGAGATGCGAAGGAATCAACATCTCCGGCAACTTCTACCGGAATAAAC TGAAGTACCTGGCATTCCTGAGGAAGCGGATGAACACCAACCCCTCCAGGGGGCCTTACCATTTCCGGGCCCCGAGCCGCATCTTCTGGAGGACGGTGAGAG GGATGTTGCCCCACAAGACCAAACGTGGCCAGGCGGCCCTGGAGAGGCTCAAGGTGTTCGACGGGATCCCCCCGCCCTACGATAAG AGGAAGCGCATGGTGGTCCctgctgccctcaaggtgctccGGCTGAAGCCCACCCGCAAG TTTGCTTTCCTGGGGCGCCTGGCCCATGAGGTTGGCTGGAAGTACCAGGCGGTGACAGCCACGCTGGAGGAGAAGCGGAAGGAGAAGGCCAAACTGCACTACCGGCGCAAGAAGAAGCTGACG agGCTGCGCAAACAGGCAGAGAAAAATGTGGAGAGCAAGATCAACAAgtacacagaagtgctgaaacaGCATGGGATCTTGGTCTAA